A window from Chitinophaga filiformis encodes these proteins:
- a CDS encoding SDR family oxidoreductase — protein MVKEFASHHYWAVILGGSSGLGLAAARKLAMHGMHLCIVHRDMRMDMERIDSDFNAIRASGVQVLAFNADAVNAAKRGEVLAALKTAMGENGRVRTLVHSIAKGNLKAMNSDRAPLSTDDFHITLDNMAISLYDWTQHMVQQQLFAPDARVLSFTSEGSSKAWKHYGAVAAAKAALESISRHIALEFAPLGLRANCIQAGVTDTRSMQLIPGSENIITYTKQRNPFHRLTTPEDVANAVYLLCKDEAAWINGAVIPVNGGEHISQA, from the coding sequence ATGGTAAAGGAATTTGCATCACATCATTACTGGGCGGTGATACTCGGCGGCAGCAGCGGTTTAGGATTGGCTGCGGCGCGTAAGCTCGCCATGCATGGTATGCACCTCTGCATTGTACACAGGGATATGCGGATGGATATGGAGCGTATTGACAGCGACTTCAATGCCATCAGGGCCTCAGGTGTACAGGTGCTTGCTTTCAATGCAGATGCCGTTAACGCCGCTAAACGCGGAGAAGTACTGGCTGCGCTGAAGACGGCGATGGGAGAGAACGGGCGCGTCAGAACGCTTGTGCATAGTATCGCGAAAGGTAACCTCAAGGCCATGAACAGTGACCGGGCTCCGCTGAGTACCGACGATTTCCACATTACCCTGGACAATATGGCCATCAGCCTGTACGACTGGACACAGCATATGGTACAGCAGCAGCTCTTTGCACCCGATGCAAGGGTGCTCTCTTTCACCAGCGAAGGCAGCAGCAAGGCCTGGAAACATTATGGCGCCGTAGCAGCAGCCAAGGCTGCTCTTGAATCGATCAGCCGTCATATAGCCCTCGAATTTGCACCACTGGGACTGAGGGCCAATTGTATACAGGCCGGCGTGACAGACACCCGCTCTATGCAGCTGATTCCCGGCAGTGAAAATATCATTACATACACAAAACAGCGTAATCCCTTTCATCGCCTCACTACCCCCGAAGATGTAGCCAATGCTGTCTACCTTTTGTGTAAAGACGAAGCAGCATGGATCAATGGGGCCGTGATCCCGGTGAATGGCGGTGAGCATATCAGTCAGGCATGA
- a CDS encoding 3-hydroxyacyl-ACP dehydratase FabZ family protein, whose product MTIQAILQRLPFAPPFLFVDGLDYIDSESVQGHFTFREDMDCFKGHFKGYPVTPGVLLTEVMAQTGLVCLGIYLLGDEVLAENMTFGLTSTAIEFLRPVFPGEKVTVYAEKVYFRFGKLKCRVTLKNEAQQEVCSGTIAGMIISKPHG is encoded by the coding sequence ATGACAATACAGGCAATTCTGCAGCGATTACCCTTTGCACCCCCTTTCCTCTTTGTGGACGGACTGGATTATATTGACAGTGAGAGCGTACAGGGACACTTTACTTTTAGGGAAGATATGGACTGTTTTAAAGGTCATTTTAAAGGTTATCCTGTTACGCCGGGCGTGCTGCTGACAGAGGTAATGGCACAGACGGGGCTGGTCTGCCTGGGCATTTACCTTTTAGGCGATGAAGTATTGGCGGAAAATATGACCTTCGGACTGACATCCACAGCAATAGAATTTCTGCGCCCCGTTTTTCCCGGAGAGAAAGTAACAGTGTATGCTGAAAAGGTATATTTCCGTTTTGGAAAATTAAAGTGCAGGGTAACATTGAAAAATGAAGCACAGCAGGAAGTGTGCAGTGGCACTATTGCCGGAATGATCATTAGCAAACCACATGGATAA
- a CDS encoding beta-ketoacyl-[acyl-carrier-protein] synthase family protein, whose amino-acid sequence MDKRVVVTGLGVAAPNGVGIPAFTEAIKTGTSGIRHDAELAALQFSCQIAGKPEVPETLQLQYLDALELRNFNSNGILYGLIAGTDAWTDAQLPAGAGLEPDWDSGTIFGAGSAGVDKLREAIYKVDALQVRRLGSTVVPQTMASGISAWLGGKLALANQVSTNSSACATGAESVLMAYERIRNGHAKRMLAGSTSDAGPYIWGGFDALKVCTFKHNDHPAAGSRPMSASASGFVPGSGAGALVLESLESARERGATIYAEVLGGHINSGAQRGDGSMTAPNSTAVQRCIREAMKAAGIRPEEIDAINGHLTATGKDALEIENWSIALGRKGKDFPHINALKGMIGHCLSASGSIELVAAVLQLHEGFLFPNINCEDLHPDIAAIIDPEKIPQQLVYKELNLIAKASFGFGDVNACVILKKYK is encoded by the coding sequence ATGGATAAAAGAGTAGTTGTGACGGGCCTGGGCGTAGCCGCTCCAAACGGCGTTGGCATTCCCGCTTTTACAGAAGCTATTAAAACAGGTACTTCCGGTATCCGTCACGATGCGGAGCTGGCGGCATTGCAGTTCTCCTGCCAGATAGCAGGTAAACCGGAAGTACCGGAAACATTGCAGTTACAGTACCTGGACGCCCTTGAACTGAGAAATTTCAACAGTAACGGTATCCTTTACGGGCTCATTGCCGGCACAGATGCCTGGACGGATGCGCAGTTGCCGGCAGGCGCCGGCCTGGAGCCCGACTGGGATAGTGGTACCATCTTCGGTGCGGGATCTGCCGGGGTAGATAAACTGCGGGAGGCCATCTATAAAGTAGATGCCCTGCAGGTACGCCGGCTGGGAAGCACCGTAGTGCCGCAAACCATGGCCAGTGGTATCAGTGCCTGGCTGGGAGGTAAACTGGCCCTGGCCAACCAGGTAAGCACCAATTCCTCTGCCTGCGCTACCGGGGCAGAAAGTGTGCTGATGGCCTATGAAAGGATCCGTAACGGACATGCTAAACGGATGCTGGCAGGGAGTACCAGCGATGCCGGGCCTTACATATGGGGTGGTTTCGATGCACTGAAGGTCTGTACGTTTAAGCACAACGATCATCCGGCAGCAGGTTCCCGTCCTATGAGCGCCTCCGCCAGTGGTTTTGTACCCGGCAGCGGCGCGGGTGCATTGGTGCTGGAATCGCTGGAGAGTGCCCGGGAACGTGGCGCCACCATCTATGCAGAAGTGCTGGGCGGGCATATTAATTCCGGTGCACAAAGAGGTGACGGATCAATGACGGCGCCCAATAGTACCGCCGTACAGCGCTGCATAAGGGAGGCTATGAAAGCTGCGGGTATAAGGCCCGAAGAAATTGATGCCATCAACGGGCACCTCACGGCTACGGGCAAGGATGCACTGGAAATCGAAAACTGGAGCATAGCGCTGGGAAGAAAGGGTAAAGACTTCCCTCATATCAATGCCCTGAAAGGTATGATCGGTCATTGCCTGAGCGCCTCCGGCAGTATAGAGCTGGTGGCAGCTGTATTACAGCTGCATGAAGGTTTCCTGTTCCCTAATATCAATTGCGAAGACCTGCATCCCGATATAGCGGCTATCATAGATCCCGAAAAAATACCTCAGCAGTTGGTGTATAAAGAATTAAATTTGATCGCGAAAGCCAGCTTTGGCTTTGGAGATGTAAATGCCTGCGTGATATTAAAGAAGTATAAATAA
- a CDS encoding acyl carrier protein: protein MDKETLITQLKEIVTPYAKNQEALLNINEDTDFVNDLKINSANLVDVVLDVEEQFNIVIDNESMERMLNVKSAIEIIEAKLGAQ from the coding sequence ATGGATAAAGAAACGCTGATTACACAATTAAAAGAGATCGTAACACCCTATGCGAAAAACCAGGAGGCCCTGCTGAACATTAATGAAGACACTGATTTCGTTAATGATCTCAAGATCAATTCTGCCAACCTGGTAGATGTGGTCCTGGATGTGGAAGAACAATTCAATATTGTGATCGATAATGAATCAATGGAACGCATGCTGAATGTAAAATCTGCAATAGAGATAATAGAGGCCAAATTAGGCGCACAATGA
- a CDS encoding 4'-phosphopantetheinyl transferase superfamily protein yields the protein MIGNDVIDLHLAGRESNWQRKGYLSKIFTATEQELIRQASMPSDMVWLLWSCKEAAYKIVNRLTNVRLYNPAKFNCSLSADGGDTVKGKVWYEARACSFVSYRTDNCIHTVAVSHDVFLDHLDIYTGSRLPTHLFPDKNLVKNQDGVPYLMNCCTYSPVPVSISHHGNYVGWVQNKAIL from the coding sequence ATGATCGGCAACGACGTCATAGATCTCCACCTTGCAGGCCGGGAAAGTAACTGGCAAAGAAAAGGGTATCTCAGCAAGATCTTTACAGCTACTGAGCAGGAATTGATCCGTCAGGCTTCGATGCCATCCGATATGGTATGGCTGCTCTGGAGCTGTAAAGAAGCTGCCTACAAAATTGTTAACCGCCTTACGAACGTAAGGCTATATAATCCCGCGAAGTTTAATTGTTCACTGTCTGCCGATGGCGGCGATACAGTTAAAGGCAAGGTATGGTATGAAGCCCGGGCCTGTTCATTTGTCAGCTACCGGACTGATAATTGTATCCACACCGTAGCCGTCTCTCATGATGTCTTCCTCGATCACCTCGATATCTATACAGGAAGCAGACTGCCCACACATCTTTTCCCCGATAAAAACCTGGTTAAGAACCAGGATGGTGTACCTTATCTCATGAATTGTTGTACTTATTCCCCTGTACCTGTTTCCATCAGTCATCACGGTAATTACGTAGGATGGGTACAAAACAAGGCGATCCTTTAG
- a CDS encoding TIGR03885 family FMN-dependent LLM class oxidoreductase produces MSVIAYHASHEQHPPSALLRYALAAAQAGFQAIHCSDHFHPWSERQGQSGFSFSWIGAAMQATTLPFSMVCAPGQRYHPAIVAQAIATLAEMFPGRYSVELGSGEALNENITGDVWPQKEERNARLLECAGVIRRLLQGETVTHNGLVRVKEAKLYTLPAAMPPLMATALSAATAAWVGTWADGLITVGGDEAQLQEIINAFRKGGGAGKPIYVQIAFSYARTETEAQDAAFDQWRTNFFAPEVLSDLTKTTQFDSIAAYVRREDIADKMVITADPEQCITMIRQYVQMGFDRIILHNVNPQQDIFIRDFGEKVLPHI; encoded by the coding sequence ATGTCAGTTATCGCTTATCACGCATCGCATGAACAACATCCGCCCTCGGCACTGCTGCGTTACGCCCTTGCTGCAGCACAGGCCGGATTCCAGGCCATTCATTGCTCAGATCATTTCCATCCCTGGAGTGAGCGGCAGGGGCAGAGCGGCTTTTCATTCTCCTGGATAGGCGCCGCCATGCAGGCCACTACACTACCTTTCAGTATGGTGTGTGCGCCAGGACAAAGATATCATCCCGCTATTGTTGCACAGGCTATTGCCACACTTGCAGAAATGTTCCCGGGCAGGTACTCGGTAGAGCTGGGCAGTGGCGAAGCGCTGAATGAGAATATTACCGGCGATGTCTGGCCACAGAAGGAGGAAAGGAATGCACGTCTGCTGGAATGTGCAGGGGTGATACGCCGCCTGTTACAAGGTGAAACAGTAACACACAATGGACTCGTCAGGGTGAAAGAAGCAAAATTATACACCTTACCGGCTGCCATGCCGCCTTTAATGGCCACGGCACTTTCCGCGGCAACAGCGGCATGGGTCGGAACATGGGCCGATGGACTGATCACAGTAGGAGGAGATGAGGCGCAGCTGCAGGAGATCATCAATGCGTTCCGCAAGGGCGGCGGCGCCGGAAAGCCCATCTACGTACAGATCGCATTCTCTTACGCAAGAACAGAGACGGAAGCACAGGATGCCGCCTTTGACCAATGGCGTACAAATTTCTTTGCGCCCGAGGTATTGAGTGACCTGACCAAAACTACGCAGTTTGATAGTATTGCCGCTTATGTAAGACGGGAAGATATTGCAGACAAAATGGTGATCACCGCCGATCCTGAACAGTGTATCACAATGATCAGGCAGTATGTGCAGATGGGATTTGACCGTATTATACTGCATAATGTCAACCCGCAGCAGGACATCTTTATCAGGGATTTCGGTGAAAAAGTACTACCTCATATTTAG
- a CDS encoding DUF6766 family protein encodes MTTGTKKYSIFKRKGYLWFTLAFFLVSVVLHWYFGWKVFVEEQMQHGQPVITSDYISEMMRDTMENWQSEFLQLIWQVAGLAFLWYCGSSQSKEGDDRKEEKLDFIIRKLDPERAEQLLAAWKEKYPDH; translated from the coding sequence ATGACTACAGGAACGAAAAAGTATTCGATCTTCAAAAGAAAAGGTTATCTATGGTTTACCCTGGCATTCTTTCTTGTATCAGTGGTACTGCACTGGTATTTTGGCTGGAAGGTATTTGTGGAAGAACAGATGCAGCATGGACAGCCAGTGATCACAAGTGATTACATCTCGGAAATGATGCGCGATACCATGGAAAACTGGCAGTCTGAATTCCTGCAACTGATATGGCAGGTAGCAGGTCTGGCGTTTTTATGGTACTGCGGATCTTCACAGTCAAAGGAAGGCGATGACAGGAAGGAAGAAAAACTCGATTTTATTATTCGCAAACTTGATCCAGAGCGTGCAGAGCAACTGTTGGCAGCGTGGAAGGAAAAATATCCTGATCACTGA
- a CDS encoding DUF4142 domain-containing protein, translated as MKRIHFTLIVSAILIYGCNNNSVKSREEASKDSTNAMAESMDDVSNASVNFATAVAASNMKEIALGKLALKNANYGRLKEFAQKMIDAHEKANKDLQTACYSAGVTLPSGLAKADQEEVDKMAGKEGKAFDRDYIKKMVSEHQKTMERLDAAASNMKDVSLQNYAKKTLPVVKAHLEEARTILEDVRKQYDPTQFDDVESYQ; from the coding sequence ATGAAAAGGATACATTTCACATTGATCGTGTCTGCCATACTGATCTATGGCTGTAACAACAACAGCGTTAAAAGCAGGGAGGAAGCCAGCAAGGACAGCACTAACGCCATGGCTGAAAGCATGGATGACGTCAGTAATGCTTCCGTGAATTTTGCTACTGCTGTCGCTGCCAGCAATATGAAAGAAATAGCGCTGGGCAAACTGGCGCTTAAGAACGCCAATTATGGCCGCTTAAAGGAATTTGCACAGAAGATGATAGATGCGCATGAAAAGGCGAATAAAGACCTGCAGACGGCCTGTTACAGTGCTGGTGTTACATTACCCTCAGGACTGGCAAAAGCAGACCAGGAAGAAGTAGATAAGATGGCCGGAAAAGAAGGGAAAGCCTTTGACAGGGACTATATCAAAAAGATGGTAAGCGAGCATCAGAAAACAATGGAGAGACTGGATGCAGCAGCGTCAAATATGAAAGATGTATCGTTGCAGAACTATGCGAAGAAAACACTTCCTGTAGTAAAGGCACATCTTGAGGAAGCAAGAACTATCCTCGAAGATGTGCGTAAACAATATGATCCTACCCAGTTTGACGATGTAGAGTCTTATCAGTGA
- a CDS encoding four-helix bundle copper-binding protein has product MGWKELKICAEACAACSLACGYCVTALLKSEYAEKLKNCTAVLLECIAICEATVAVASLNGIFGEQQCRLCIAACNKCAEVCEAHMQWEAAHCKTCADACRHCADTCEDAFNTVGNPVISVNIQ; this is encoded by the coding sequence ATGGGTTGGAAAGAACTAAAAATTTGCGCAGAAGCCTGTGCTGCATGCTCACTGGCCTGCGGCTATTGTGTTACCGCGCTTCTTAAGAGTGAATACGCTGAAAAATTAAAAAACTGTACTGCAGTATTGCTTGAGTGTATTGCCATTTGCGAGGCTACCGTAGCCGTAGCAAGCCTGAACGGCATCTTTGGGGAACAGCAGTGCCGCTTGTGCATAGCGGCATGTAATAAATGTGCAGAAGTATGTGAAGCGCATATGCAATGGGAGGCCGCACATTGCAAGACATGTGCAGACGCCTGCAGGCATTGTGCAGATACCTGCGAGGACGCATTCAATACTGTCGGAAATCCCGTGATATCTGTTAATATCCAGTAA
- a CDS encoding HAD-IA family hydrolase, translated as MTKPGCIIFDCDGVLVDSEVIGVKVLLDMASQYGVSMDLREAVEEFSGIRLKEGIKILQQKASSPFPEDFEQAFRARSYEVFKTEMRPVNGIKEVLDNLSVPFCVASSGPMEKMKLNLTVTGLISYFEEGNRIFSGYEINSWKPDPGIFLHAAKMMGFSPAECVVIEDSKAGVIAAHRGGFRVLGYAKPFNGDELRKEGATVFYAMQELPSLLALNHANTH; from the coding sequence ATGACAAAGCCAGGATGTATCATATTTGACTGTGACGGAGTATTGGTAGACAGCGAGGTAATAGGTGTGAAAGTGTTGCTCGATATGGCATCTCAGTATGGCGTTAGCATGGACCTCCGGGAGGCCGTGGAAGAATTCAGCGGCATCCGCCTGAAGGAAGGCATTAAGATATTGCAGCAGAAAGCCAGCAGCCCTTTTCCCGAAGACTTTGAACAGGCTTTCCGTGCGCGTTCCTATGAGGTCTTTAAAACTGAAATGCGCCCGGTCAATGGCATTAAAGAGGTACTCGACAACCTGAGCGTTCCGTTTTGTGTAGCCTCCAGCGGACCAATGGAAAAAATGAAACTGAACCTGACCGTTACAGGGCTGATCTCTTACTTTGAAGAAGGCAACCGGATATTCAGCGGTTACGAGATCAACAGCTGGAAACCAGACCCGGGTATTTTCCTGCATGCCGCCAAAATGATGGGCTTTTCTCCCGCAGAATGCGTTGTGATCGAAGACAGCAAAGCGGGAGTTATTGCCGCACATAGAGGAGGTTTCCGGGTATTGGGATATGCAAAACCTTTTAACGGTGACGAGCTCAGAAAAGAAGGCGCAACCGTTTTTTACGCCATGCAGGAACTTCCTTCCCTTCTTGCACTCAACCACGCAAACACGCATTAA
- a CDS encoding MFS transporter, translating to MSKPRSARIATAVFFFISGFSFSSWASRIPDIQRRLALNKAELGFFLLALPTGLVLTLPVTGYLLQRYSSRNIMMIGVLVFNLMLTLIGVVSLPWQLGLVLFCFGSSRNLMNISVNAQSVAVQALYKRSIITTFHGVWSLAGFAAAALGAVMVDYRMAPSRHFLFVSLAMTVMAFLAFRDSPHLPPSREANTKRFIWPDRHLLKYGLISFAVMACEGTMYDWSNIYFQEAVHPPEKLIAAGYVIYMIAMTTGRFTGDGVVNKLGVPTMIRYSGILVLCGFMVAALMPYTISTSIGFLMIGFGVSCVVPLVLRMATQTTSMGSGPAIAAVSTVGYMGFLIVPPLIGFIAEAAGLRWAFALMAMFGLLITVLILQVKESTQTTTIKESIKA from the coding sequence ATGAGCAAACCAAGATCTGCGCGTATAGCAACTGCGGTATTCTTCTTCATTTCGGGTTTCAGTTTCTCCAGCTGGGCGTCCCGGATCCCGGACATCCAACGCCGGCTTGCCCTTAATAAAGCAGAATTAGGCTTCTTTCTCCTGGCCTTGCCTACAGGACTGGTACTCACCCTTCCTGTTACCGGTTACCTCTTACAACGCTACAGCAGCCGGAATATCATGATGATAGGCGTACTGGTATTCAATCTCATGCTCACTCTTATCGGCGTGGTGAGCCTGCCCTGGCAGCTGGGCCTGGTGCTGTTCTGCTTCGGTTCTTCCCGGAACCTCATGAATATTTCTGTAAATGCCCAATCTGTTGCCGTCCAGGCATTGTATAAACGGTCAATAATTACTACTTTTCATGGCGTATGGAGCCTGGCTGGTTTTGCAGCGGCGGCACTGGGAGCTGTTATGGTGGACTACAGGATGGCGCCTTCCCGGCACTTTCTCTTTGTATCGCTGGCCATGACTGTTATGGCGTTCCTTGCCTTTCGCGACAGCCCTCACCTGCCTCCTTCCCGGGAAGCCAATACCAAACGCTTTATCTGGCCCGACAGGCATTTGCTGAAATACGGGTTAATATCATTTGCCGTAATGGCTTGTGAAGGCACCATGTACGACTGGAGCAATATCTATTTCCAGGAAGCGGTACACCCGCCTGAAAAACTGATTGCAGCAGGTTATGTTATTTATATGATCGCAATGACAACGGGGCGGTTTACCGGCGATGGTGTGGTGAACAAGCTGGGTGTTCCGACAATGATCAGGTACAGCGGCATACTGGTGCTTTGCGGATTTATGGTAGCTGCGCTGATGCCTTATACCATATCCACCAGCATCGGTTTCCTCATGATCGGATTTGGCGTATCCTGTGTGGTACCCCTGGTACTGCGCATGGCAACACAAACTACCAGCATGGGCAGCGGGCCGGCAATAGCCGCCGTATCTACCGTAGGATATATGGGTTTCCTCATCGTACCACCATTAATAGGTTTTATAGCAGAAGCAGCAGGATTACGATGGGCATTTGCTTTGATGGCGATGTTCGGCCTGCTGATCACAGTATTGATCTTACAGGTAAAAGAATCGACACAAACAACGACTATAAAAGAAAGCATAAAAGCATAA
- a CDS encoding MG2 domain-containing protein, whose product MEFSSLKKYPRLKWLIPVLSAGMLTAFSLVPADDWQDKVTNALAIFGKRFPQEKVYLHFDKDFYASGETMWFKAYIMIQNQPSLTASNLYVELLDKDGNVVMKKRLPAAGAAAAGDFELPETLKTGQYQVRAYTAWMLNYDPEFLFYKNIEIFDPAKKNTLPSRDTAIARDFAVQFFPEGGNMLQNAPGVVAFKAIDQNGYPIAVAGTVQNSKKETVAEIKTVHDGMGSFELTPAAGESYKAIVRLATGQKKEIDLPAVQTQGAVLKVYNRGSRIFYQAALANPDDSTYYKMMVIAQVQNQMVYKAVLDASEGRISGFIPTQSLPSGIIQVTLFGDKGQPLSERLAFIRKNDQIDLSFMNAEISAEPRGKSSIELFAPDSVQTSMSIAITDADQVLKDPDEHNIISNMLLTSDLKGYIYNPAWYFKDTTREKLQALDLVMLTNGWRRFSWQKILNNDMPKIRFPYEQGMSLKGTAVTNTGRYPLVGGKVDFIFKQPLDSSTSFASVPTNDKGEFEVPNLQFMDTVLVFFQGNDKQKRWKDVQVTFEPHFFDKSPQVTLPYPMRVPEGLDNAAMTRFLNTASESNKVNRSMSNKTVYLKEVNIRDKKITPQQTTEQRYTSGMFSSGDGYTFDLTKETPYQTNVFQYLQSKVAGLNISGDLNNPSMSWRGSKPSLYLNEMPVDVSMLANVNINDIALVKVFRPPFMGGFGGGAGGAIAVYTKKGGDNKGDETIRGFERMKKAGYSLVKEFYSPDYAVKKEVHALPDKRLTLFWSPYITVDSITHASTIHFYNNDFSKHFRIVVEGITADGRVGRAEQVY is encoded by the coding sequence ATGGAATTTTCATCTCTAAAAAAGTATCCCCGGTTGAAATGGCTCATCCCTGTTCTTTCAGCGGGCATGCTGACAGCATTCTCCCTGGTGCCGGCCGACGACTGGCAGGATAAGGTTACAAACGCTCTGGCTATTTTCGGCAAACGCTTCCCGCAGGAAAAGGTATACCTGCATTTTGACAAGGACTTCTATGCCTCGGGCGAAACGATGTGGTTCAAGGCATATATCATGATACAGAACCAGCCCTCCCTCACGGCCTCCAACCTGTATGTGGAGCTGCTCGACAAAGATGGCAACGTGGTAATGAAAAAGCGCCTGCCTGCAGCCGGCGCGGCAGCAGCGGGCGATTTCGAACTACCGGAAACACTGAAAACCGGCCAGTACCAGGTAAGGGCTTATACCGCCTGGATGCTGAACTACGACCCGGAGTTCCTGTTTTATAAGAACATCGAGATCTTCGACCCGGCCAAAAAGAATACCCTGCCCTCCAGGGATACTGCCATTGCACGCGACTTTGCCGTGCAGTTCTTCCCCGAGGGCGGCAATATGCTGCAAAATGCTCCCGGGGTGGTAGCCTTCAAGGCCATTGACCAGAACGGCTATCCTATTGCCGTTGCCGGTACAGTACAAAACAGTAAGAAGGAAACAGTTGCAGAAATAAAAACGGTGCATGACGGCATGGGCTCCTTCGAGCTGACACCCGCTGCCGGAGAAAGCTACAAGGCTATTGTAAGACTGGCTACGGGCCAGAAGAAAGAGATAGATCTGCCGGCAGTGCAGACGCAGGGTGCTGTGCTGAAGGTCTATAACAGGGGTAGCCGCATCTTCTACCAGGCCGCCCTTGCCAACCCGGACGATTCCACCTATTATAAAATGATGGTGATTGCCCAGGTACAGAACCAGATGGTGTATAAGGCCGTGCTGGATGCCAGCGAGGGCAGGATCAGCGGGTTCATTCCCACCCAGTCCCTCCCTTCCGGTATCATACAGGTGACCCTGTTCGGCGATAAAGGTCAGCCGCTTTCTGAAAGGCTCGCCTTCATCAGGAAGAACGACCAGATCGACCTTAGTTTTATGAATGCGGAAATAAGCGCTGAGCCCAGAGGCAAAAGTTCTATAGAATTGTTTGCGCCGGATAGTGTGCAGACCAGCATGTCCATCGCTATCACCGACGCAGACCAGGTGCTGAAAGATCCGGATGAGCACAACATTATTTCCAACATGCTGCTCACCTCCGATCTGAAAGGATATATCTATAATCCTGCCTGGTATTTTAAAGACACTACCAGGGAAAAGCTGCAGGCGCTTGACCTGGTGATGCTGACCAATGGCTGGAGAAGGTTCAGCTGGCAGAAGATCCTCAACAACGATATGCCGAAGATCAGGTTCCCTTACGAACAGGGCATGTCCCTGAAAGGAACGGCAGTGACCAATACCGGCCGTTACCCGCTGGTAGGTGGTAAAGTGGACTTCATTTTCAAACAACCGCTGGACAGCAGTACCTCTTTTGCCTCCGTCCCTACCAACGACAAAGGTGAATTTGAAGTGCCTAATCTCCAGTTCATGGATACGGTATTGGTTTTCTTCCAGGGGAATGACAAACAAAAAAGGTGGAAAGATGTACAGGTAACCTTCGAGCCGCACTTCTTTGATAAGTCGCCCCAGGTTACATTGCCTTACCCTATGCGGGTACCGGAAGGCCTGGATAATGCAGCCATGACCCGTTTCCTGAACACGGCCAGCGAAAGCAATAAGGTGAACCGTTCTATGAGCAACAAAACGGTATACCTGAAAGAGGTGAACATCCGCGACAAAAAGATCACTCCCCAGCAAACTACCGAGCAGCGTTATACTTCCGGTATGTTCTCTTCCGGCGATGGTTATACTTTTGACCTGACGAAAGAAACACCTTACCAGACCAACGTGTTCCAGTATCTGCAATCTAAAGTTGCAGGCCTGAATATCAGCGGCGATCTCAATAATCCGAGCATGTCATGGCGTGGGTCCAAACCATCCCTGTACCTGAACGAGATGCCGGTGGATGTCAGCATGCTGGCCAATGTTAATATCAATGACATCGCCCTGGTGAAAGTATTCCGCCCTCCGTTCATGGGAGGCTTCGGCGGAGGCGCTGGTGGCGCCATTGCGGTGTACACCAAGAAAGGCGGCGATAATAAGGGAGACGAGACCATCCGTGGATTCGAGCGTATGAAGAAGGCCGGATACAGCCTGGTGAAAGAGTTCTATTCTCCGGATTATGCCGTAAAAAAAGAGGTACATGCATTACCTGATAAACGCCTGACCCTCTTCTGGAGCCCTTACATCACGGTAGATTCCATCACCCATGCCTCTACCATCCATTTTTACAACAATGACTTCTCCAAACATTTCCGCATTGTGGTAGAAGGCATTACAGCAGATGGTCGTGTAGGACGGGCAGAACAGGTGTACTAA
- a CDS encoding Crp/Fnr family transcriptional regulator has protein sequence MFGPIDQFVARYIQLTPEEVEIFHSLLQFRKVKKKSFLLKEGEICDYEAYILKGCVRTFYVDKQGVETNLTFAVEDWWVADISSFSEQQPSRQNIETLEDCELLTISYEDKKTLFEKVPKFEKLFRILLQRTAGVLQQRIYASISQTAEERYLAFIEKYPAVVQRIPQHHIARYIGVSPEFLSKVRSTMYRKH, from the coding sequence ATGTTCGGCCCAATTGACCAATTCGTTGCAAGGTATATACAGCTTACGCCGGAGGAAGTGGAGATCTTCCATTCGCTCCTGCAGTTCAGGAAAGTAAAGAAAAAGAGCTTTCTCCTGAAAGAGGGAGAAATATGTGATTATGAAGCATATATACTGAAAGGGTGTGTGCGTACCTTCTATGTGGACAAGCAGGGCGTGGAAACAAACCTGACTTTCGCAGTGGAGGACTGGTGGGTGGCAGATATTTCCAGCTTTTCAGAGCAGCAGCCTTCCCGGCAGAATATTGAGACGCTGGAAGACTGTGAGTTGCTGACCATCTCTTATGAAGATAAGAAGACCTTGTTCGAGAAGGTGCCTAAATTTGAGAAGCTTTTCCGCATCCTGCTCCAGCGAACAGCCGGGGTATTACAACAAAGGATCTATGCTTCCATTTCCCAGACGGCTGAGGAGAGATACCTGGCCTTTATAGAGAAGTACCCCGCCGTGGTACAGCGTATTCCCCAGCATCATATTGCCCGGTACATCGGGGTATCGCCTGAATTCCTGAGTAAGGTGAGGAGTACCATGTACAGAAAGCATTGA